A window from Esox lucius isolate fEsoLuc1 chromosome 16, fEsoLuc1.pri, whole genome shotgun sequence encodes these proteins:
- the lnpa gene encoding endoplasmic reticulum junction formation protein lunapark-A isoform X1 codes for MGVIISRFRTKPSTVDLLEGIDKDIQSCEECRERYQKQLKLWVWRLFLYSSLLYLMAIIIVYLWYLPEQTVGKVILALPFVVFPLFVWLLRKGVITLVKRRTEKNNDKLECLKSQKQKILLEVMETETYKNAKMILERFDPDSKTKVPESLKNGAPMTPKPGQELRQRHVTPRPPVAVISAAARPPPAPGATRAGQPLHSAPGGPPERILSAEAAQQSLMKRPMTPGTPVPGVGMHPPGPPLARPVLPRDRGAMDRVMEYLVGDGPQNRYALICQQCLTHNGMALKEEFEYLAFRCAYCYFLNPARKTRPQAPRLPEVSAEARAPAEAAMPTSPAPDTDESPVAAVETKLPAPPAEKETHEPITLTTECTPETEDPEKVKSDGDQDVSAMEVE; via the exons aCCAAGCCATCAACGGTTGACTTATTGGAAGGCATTGATAAG GATATACAGTCTTGTGAGGAATGCAGAGAGCGGTATCAAAAACAGTTGAAGTTATGGGTGTGGAGACTATTTCTGTACTCATCTCTACTGTACCTGATGGCCATCATCATTGTGTATCTTTGGTACCTCCCTGAACAGACCGTTGGAAAGGTCATATTGGCCCTTCCCTTTGTTGTATTCCCACTGTT TGTATGGCTCCTTCGAAAGGGGGTGATCACTCTTGTTAAAAgaagaacagaaaaaaaca atGATAAATTGGAGTGCCTcaaatcacaaaaacaaaaaata TTGCTTGAGGTGATGGAGACTGAAACATACAAAAACGCAAAAATGATTCTGGAGAGGTTTGATCCGGATTCGAAGACGAAG GTGCCAGAATCTCTTAAAAATGGCGCTCCCATGACTCCAAAACCCGGTCAAG AACTCCGTCAGCGTCATGTTACCCCTCGGCCCCCGGTGGCAGTGATTTCTGCCGCAGCCCGTCCTCCTCCGGCCCCGGGGGCCACTCGTGCAGGGCAGCCCCTCCACTCTGCTCCTGGAGGCCCCCCAGAGAGGATCCTGTCTGCTGAGGCTGCTCAGCAGAGCTTGATGAAGAGGCCCATGACCCCTGGCACACCTGTTCCAGGAGTGG GAATGCACCCCCCAGGGCCACCTTTGGCCAGACCTGTCCTGCCACGGGACAGAGGAGCTATGGACCGGGTCATGGAGTACCTTGTTGGCGACGGCCCTCAGAATAG ATATGCCCTCATATGCCAGCAGTGTCTCACCCATAACGGCATGGCATTAAAAGAGGAATTTGAATATCTTG CCTTCAGATGTGCATACTGTTATTTCCTGAACCCTGCGAGAAAGACCAGACCCCAAGCCCCCCGGCTCCCAGAGGTCAGTGCTGAGGCAAGGGCCCCGGCTGAAGCAGCTATGCCGACATCACCAGCCCCTGACACTGATGAAAGCCCTGTTGCTGCGG TTGAGACCAAGCTACCCGCCCCCCCTGCTGAAAAGGAGACCCACGAGCCAATCACTCTGACCACAGAGTGCACCCCTGAAACAGAAGACCCAGAAAAGGTGAAGTCAGATGGGGATCAGGATGTGTCAGCAATGGAAGTGGAATAG
- the lnpa gene encoding endoplasmic reticulum junction formation protein lunapark-A isoform X2: MGVIISRFRTKPSTVDLLEGIDKDIQSCEECRERYQKQLKLWVWRLFLYSSLLYLMAIIIVYLWYLPEQTVGKVILALPFVVFPLFVWLLRKGVITLVKRRTEKNNDKLECLKSQKQKILLEVMETETYKNAKMILERFDPDSKTKVPESLKNGAPMTPKPGQELRQRHVTPRPPVAVISAAARPPPAPGATRAGQPLHSAPGGPPERILSAEAAQQSLMKRPMTPGTPVPGVGPPLARPVLPRDRGAMDRVMEYLVGDGPQNRYALICQQCLTHNGMALKEEFEYLAFRCAYCYFLNPARKTRPQAPRLPEVSAEARAPAEAAMPTSPAPDTDESPVAAVETKLPAPPAEKETHEPITLTTECTPETEDPEKVKSDGDQDVSAMEVE; this comes from the exons aCCAAGCCATCAACGGTTGACTTATTGGAAGGCATTGATAAG GATATACAGTCTTGTGAGGAATGCAGAGAGCGGTATCAAAAACAGTTGAAGTTATGGGTGTGGAGACTATTTCTGTACTCATCTCTACTGTACCTGATGGCCATCATCATTGTGTATCTTTGGTACCTCCCTGAACAGACCGTTGGAAAGGTCATATTGGCCCTTCCCTTTGTTGTATTCCCACTGTT TGTATGGCTCCTTCGAAAGGGGGTGATCACTCTTGTTAAAAgaagaacagaaaaaaaca atGATAAATTGGAGTGCCTcaaatcacaaaaacaaaaaata TTGCTTGAGGTGATGGAGACTGAAACATACAAAAACGCAAAAATGATTCTGGAGAGGTTTGATCCGGATTCGAAGACGAAG GTGCCAGAATCTCTTAAAAATGGCGCTCCCATGACTCCAAAACCCGGTCAAG AACTCCGTCAGCGTCATGTTACCCCTCGGCCCCCGGTGGCAGTGATTTCTGCCGCAGCCCGTCCTCCTCCGGCCCCGGGGGCCACTCGTGCAGGGCAGCCCCTCCACTCTGCTCCTGGAGGCCCCCCAGAGAGGATCCTGTCTGCTGAGGCTGCTCAGCAGAGCTTGATGAAGAGGCCCATGACCCCTGGCACACCTGTTCCAGGAGTGG GGCCACCTTTGGCCAGACCTGTCCTGCCACGGGACAGAGGAGCTATGGACCGGGTCATGGAGTACCTTGTTGGCGACGGCCCTCAGAATAG ATATGCCCTCATATGCCAGCAGTGTCTCACCCATAACGGCATGGCATTAAAAGAGGAATTTGAATATCTTG CCTTCAGATGTGCATACTGTTATTTCCTGAACCCTGCGAGAAAGACCAGACCCCAAGCCCCCCGGCTCCCAGAGGTCAGTGCTGAGGCAAGGGCCCCGGCTGAAGCAGCTATGCCGACATCACCAGCCCCTGACACTGATGAAAGCCCTGTTGCTGCGG TTGAGACCAAGCTACCCGCCCCCCCTGCTGAAAAGGAGACCCACGAGCCAATCACTCTGACCACAGAGTGCACCCCTGAAACAGAAGACCCAGAAAAGGTGAAGTCAGATGGGGATCAGGATGTGTCAGCAATGGAAGTGGAATAG